The following are from one region of the Gammaproteobacteria bacterium genome:
- a CDS encoding lipoprotein-releasing ABC transporter permease subunit — MFKPLEIFIALRYTRAKRRNHFISFISLISMLGIALGVAALITVLSVMNGFEKELRARILGVVAHATISGVTNGGVRDWKAVTTFAGRYPHVTGAAPYVDGEGMLSNGSQVSGTLIRGIFPNEEPKVSDLGSKMVDGHLSDLKPGGFGIILGKELARNLGVGVGDKVTLLTPQANVTPVGILPRLKRFTVVGIFEIGMYEYDSAMALLHLEDAAKLMRMEDGAVSGVRLKLDDMFAAPRLSQQLALELPVGYMISDWTRQHVNFFRAIQMEKTVMFIILTAIVAVAAFNIVSMLVMMVADKRADIAILRTLGATPASIMVIFMVQGTLLGMAGTLLGTVGGVSLALNVDTLVPAIERLFGMQFLAADVYYISELPSEMRLSDVVKINVVSFFFSFLATMYPALRAARTQPAEALRYE, encoded by the coding sequence ATGTTTAAGCCGTTAGAAATTTTCATTGCCCTGCGTTACACCCGCGCCAAGCGGCGTAATCACTTTATCTCCTTTATTTCTCTGATTTCCATGTTAGGCATTGCCTTGGGCGTGGCGGCGCTCATTACGGTGCTGTCAGTGATGAATGGCTTTGAGAAGGAGCTGCGCGCCCGTATTCTTGGCGTGGTTGCGCATGCCACGATTTCCGGCGTAACGAATGGCGGGGTGCGTGACTGGAAGGCGGTGACCACATTCGCGGGCCGTTATCCTCATGTGACGGGCGCGGCACCCTATGTGGATGGCGAAGGGATGCTCAGCAACGGCTCACAGGTGAGTGGAACCCTGATCCGCGGTATTTTTCCGAATGAAGAACCTAAGGTGTCCGACCTGGGGTCGAAGATGGTCGATGGTCATCTGAGCGATTTAAAGCCTGGCGGGTTCGGCATCATTCTTGGCAAGGAGCTGGCGCGCAACCTGGGTGTGGGGGTAGGGGATAAGGTAACCCTGTTAACGCCGCAAGCCAATGTCACGCCGGTTGGGATTCTGCCGCGCCTCAAGCGCTTTACGGTGGTGGGAATTTTTGAGATTGGGATGTATGAGTACGACAGCGCAATGGCGCTGCTGCATCTCGAGGATGCCGCCAAGCTGATGCGCATGGAAGATGGCGCGGTGAGCGGCGTGCGTCTGAAACTCGATGATATGTTTGCCGCCCCGCGCCTGAGCCAGCAGTTGGCGCTCGAATTGCCCGTGGGCTACATGATCAGCGACTGGACGCGCCAGCACGTCAATTTTTTCCGTGCCATTCAGATGGAAAAAACCGTCATGTTCATCATCCTGACGGCGATTGTGGCCGTGGCGGCCTTCAATATTGTCTCCATGCTGGTGATGATGGTGGCGGACAAAAGGGCCGATATCGCCATTCTGCGCACGCTGGGAGCCACCCCGGCCAGCATCATGGTGATCTTCATGGTGCAGGGCACCCTCCTTGGCATGGCAGGCACGTTATTGGGTACTGTCGGCGGCGTGAGTCTGGCGCTTAATGTCGACACCCTGGTACCAGCGATTGAGCGTTTGTTTGGAATGCAGTTCCTTGCCGCAGATGTCTATTACATCAGCGAACTGCCGTCCGAAATGCGGCTTTCGGATGTTGTAAAAATCAATGTCGTATCATTTTTCTTTAGTTTTCTCGCCACCATGTATCCCGCTTTACGTGCTGCGCGCACCCAGCCGGCGGAGGCGCTGCGCTATGAGTGA
- a CDS encoding sodium:calcium antiporter yields the protein MPFVWLQFALCAALIGLAGYQLSRYGDMIAEKTGVGGTWIGVILLATVTSLPELATGISSVTVANTPNIALGDALGSCVFNLIILMILDFLHREESIYTRASQGHILSAGFGIILIGFVGFNLLLGEKAEHYSIGHVGIYTPVIVLLYAIAMRTVFLYEQQQMAAYAREIAARHPDVTLKQAASRYALAALVVVGAGIWLPFIGKEMAQVMGWNNTFVGTLFIAFATSVPELAVTLAALRIGALDMAIGNLLGSNLFDILIIAVDDLFFLKGPILSHVSQHHAVSALSAVMMSGVAIVGLLYRPTARIFKTVGWISLLLFSIYLLNTYVLYLYGE from the coding sequence TTGCCTTTTGTCTGGCTACAGTTTGCTCTATGCGCCGCCCTCATCGGGCTGGCGGGCTACCAGCTATCCCGCTATGGAGACATGATTGCGGAAAAGACCGGGGTGGGTGGCACCTGGATCGGCGTGATCTTGTTGGCTACGGTGACATCCCTGCCCGAGCTGGCGACGGGCATTTCTTCGGTTACTGTTGCCAATACCCCGAATATCGCACTGGGAGATGCGCTGGGGAGCTGCGTCTTCAACCTGATCATTCTCATGATCCTGGATTTTCTGCACCGTGAGGAATCGATATATACGCGCGCCAGCCAGGGACACATCCTGTCGGCGGGATTCGGTATCATACTAATAGGTTTTGTCGGCTTCAATCTGCTGCTCGGTGAAAAAGCAGAGCATTACTCCATTGGACATGTGGGCATCTACACCCCGGTGATCGTGCTGCTTTATGCTATTGCCATGCGCACCGTATTCCTCTATGAGCAGCAACAGATGGCAGCTTACGCCAGGGAGATCGCCGCCCGCCACCCTGACGTAACGCTAAAGCAGGCGGCATCCCGCTACGCACTGGCAGCACTGGTTGTGGTCGGCGCGGGGATCTGGCTGCCTTTCATCGGCAAGGAAATGGCGCAGGTGATGGGCTGGAACAACACCTTCGTTGGCACCCTCTTCATCGCATTCGCCACCTCGGTGCCAGAATTGGCGGTCACGCTCGCCGCGTTACGCATCGGCGCGCTGGATATGGCGATCGGCAACCTGCTGGGAAGCAACTTGTTTGATATCCTGATTATCGCAGTTGATGATCTGTTCTTTCTCAAGGGGCCGATTTTGTCTCATGTTTCACAACATCATGCAGTTTCCGCCCTTTCCGCTGTCATGATGAGTGGCGTGGCCATCGTCGGGCTGCTTTACCGCCCCACGGCAAGGATATTCAAAACTGTCGGCTGGATAAGCCTTCTGCTGTTCTCGATATACCTGCTTAACACTTATGTACTTTACCTCTATGGAGAATGA
- a CDS encoding HAD-IC family P-type ATPase: MDKAHLETLAWHTLTVDKASETMGIAPGEGLGSADVEQRLAVYGPNRLAEKPPRSPWLLLLGQFRNLLILILIGAAALAGAVGDLKDAAVILLVVLFNAALGFYQEYRAEQSLAALKKMLALKARVRRDGLTTEISAEALVPGDIVLLEAGDRVPADGRLIASHSMEIDESALTGESHVVGKDTQPLTSGTIPLAERFNMAYMNTVVTRGRAELLITATGMNTEMGRLAGLLETTQEGPTPLQIQLDQLGKRLAGIALVAVLLVLALGLLRGEEPVELILTAIALAVAAIPEGLPAVVTVTLAIGMYRMARQGAIVKRLAAVETLGCTSVICSDKTGTLTLNQMTARAFFYQEQRFTVSGEGYQSTGDIHPEDNASPTPDFTPLLHPLALCNDSRVRDGQLIGDPTEGALLLLAAKGGVDRDTAETSTPRSAEIPFDPANKFMATFHQDGDWVRVFVKGAPDVLLGRCDTFFGPEGERPIDSTLRDRLTHEIETMAASALRVLAVATRTLPAATFDPHGDLFAHIHGLTLTGLIGLMDPPRPEARDAIALCKKAGLAVKMITGDHKVTAMAIAAELGLHGDAVTGEELDRLTPHELASRIEQIVVFARVAPEHKIKIVQALQERGHVVAMTGDGVNDAPALKGADIGVAMGITGTEVSKEAATMVLTDDNFATIVRSVKEGRMIYDNIVKFVRFQLSTNMGALLAVVSAPFLGLPIPFSPVQILWINIIMDGPPAMALGVDPARPGLMTEPPRDPKAHILTLRRLGKLLAYGTTMMVGTLGVMYYSLQTGSQEHALTLAFTTFVLFQFFNAFNARTEHGSAFNQHFFANSKLWLALVGVLVMQILAVHWSPAQEIFNATDLSLTDWGIAALISSSVLLLEEARKLLSRMWYKKQR; this comes from the coding sequence ATGGATAAGGCGCATCTGGAAACCCTCGCCTGGCATACCCTCACTGTCGATAAAGCCAGCGAGACGATGGGTATCGCCCCTGGCGAGGGGCTTGGTTCGGCTGATGTGGAGCAGCGTTTGGCTGTTTACGGCCCCAACCGCCTCGCCGAAAAGCCGCCGCGCTCGCCTTGGCTGTTGCTTCTGGGGCAATTCAGGAACCTGCTAATTCTGATCCTGATCGGCGCCGCCGCGCTGGCGGGGGCTGTTGGCGATCTCAAGGACGCCGCCGTGATCCTCCTCGTTGTCCTGTTCAATGCCGCACTGGGTTTTTACCAGGAGTACCGCGCCGAGCAAAGTCTGGCCGCCCTCAAAAAAATGCTGGCGCTCAAGGCGCGAGTACGGCGTGACGGTCTCACCACTGAAATCAGCGCCGAGGCGCTGGTGCCCGGAGACATCGTGCTGCTGGAAGCAGGCGACAGGGTGCCCGCCGACGGTCGCCTCATCGCTTCCCACAGCATGGAGATTGACGAGTCGGCCCTGACTGGAGAATCCCATGTGGTGGGCAAAGACACTCAGCCTCTGACTTCCGGGACGATCCCATTGGCCGAACGGTTCAACATGGCCTACATGAACACCGTGGTGACGCGCGGCCGCGCGGAACTCCTCATCACCGCCACCGGCATGAATACAGAGATGGGCCGCCTGGCGGGCCTGCTGGAAACCACCCAGGAAGGGCCAACCCCGCTCCAGATCCAGCTGGACCAGCTCGGCAAGCGGCTGGCGGGTATTGCGCTGGTTGCCGTGCTACTCGTTTTGGCGCTGGGCCTGCTGCGTGGCGAGGAACCGGTGGAGCTGATCCTCACCGCCATCGCCCTGGCGGTGGCCGCCATCCCGGAGGGCCTGCCAGCGGTAGTCACCGTTACACTCGCCATCGGCATGTACCGCATGGCTCGGCAGGGGGCCATCGTCAAGCGTCTGGCCGCCGTCGAGACCTTGGGCTGCACTAGCGTCATATGTTCGGACAAGACCGGCACGCTCACACTGAACCAGATGACGGCCCGTGCCTTTTTCTATCAAGAACAGCGCTTCACCGTCAGCGGCGAGGGTTACCAGAGTACAGGAGACATCCACCCGGAAGATAACGCCTCACCGACGCCTGACTTCACCCCCCTGCTGCACCCGCTGGCGCTGTGTAACGACAGCCGCGTGCGTGATGGCCAGCTTATTGGCGACCCTACGGAAGGCGCGCTGCTGTTGCTGGCGGCCAAGGGTGGGGTGGACCGGGATACCGCAGAGACATCGACACCGCGCAGCGCCGAGATCCCATTCGACCCCGCCAACAAGTTCATGGCGACATTCCACCAGGATGGGGACTGGGTACGCGTGTTTGTGAAAGGCGCGCCGGATGTCCTGTTGGGGCGTTGTGACACCTTCTTCGGGCCGGAGGGAGAACGACCTATCGACAGCACGTTGCGTGACCGGCTCACACACGAAATCGAGACTATGGCCGCCAGCGCATTGCGCGTGCTGGCGGTCGCCACACGCACCCTGCCCGCCGCCACCTTCGATCCGCACGGCGACCTTTTCGCTCACATCCACGGCCTGACGCTTACAGGGCTCATAGGGCTAATGGACCCACCGCGCCCCGAAGCCCGCGACGCCATCGCTCTATGTAAAAAAGCGGGCCTCGCCGTCAAGATGATCACAGGCGACCACAAGGTTACCGCCATGGCAATTGCCGCCGAACTGGGCCTGCACGGTGATGCCGTCACCGGCGAGGAATTGGATCGTCTTACTCCCCATGAATTGGCCTCGCGTATCGAACAGATCGTCGTTTTCGCGCGCGTCGCACCGGAGCACAAGATCAAGATCGTACAAGCCTTGCAGGAACGCGGCCACGTGGTCGCCATGACCGGTGACGGCGTCAACGACGCCCCCGCACTCAAAGGCGCCGACATCGGCGTGGCGATGGGCATCACCGGCACCGAAGTCAGCAAGGAAGCCGCCACCATGGTGCTCACCGACGACAACTTCGCCACCATCGTGCGCTCCGTCAAGGAAGGCCGGATGATCTATGACAATATCGTCAAGTTTGTACGCTTCCAGCTTTCCACCAATATGGGCGCCCTGCTCGCCGTGGTTAGCGCGCCGTTTCTCGGCCTGCCCATCCCCTTCAGCCCCGTCCAGATCCTGTGGATCAACATCATTATGGACGGTCCGCCCGCCATGGCGCTGGGCGTAGACCCCGCGCGCCCCGGCCTCATGACAGAACCACCGCGCGACCCCAAGGCACATATCCTCACCCTGCGGCGCCTTGGCAAGCTGCTGGCCTACGGCACCACCATGATGGTAGGCACGCTCGGCGTGATGTATTACTCACTGCAGACAGGTTCGCAGGAACATGCCCTGACGCTGGCTTTCACCACCTTCGTGCTGTTCCAGTTTTTCAACGCATTCAATGCCCGCACCGAACACGGCTCCGCATTTAACCAGCACTTCTTCGCCAACAGCAAATTGTGGCTTGCCTTGGTTGGCGTGCTCGTCATGCAGATCCTGGCCGTCCATTGGTCACCCGCGCAGGAAATCTTTAATGCCACTGATCTTTCTCTGACAGATTGGGGCATTGCAGCGTTGATATCCTCCTCAGTGCTGCTGCTGGAAGAGGCGCGTAAACTCCTGTCACGGATGTGGTATAAAAAACAGCGATAA